The Marinilongibacter aquaticus genome has a window encoding:
- a CDS encoding helix-turn-helix transcriptional regulator, whose protein sequence is MKNTVKVERAKNDFTQAQLAEKVKVSRQTINAIESGDYNLSTVLALKIAAVFHTTVDAIFELEEKDW, encoded by the coding sequence ATGAAAAATACGGTGAAAGTAGAGCGTGCCAAAAACGATTTCACACAGGCACAATTGGCCGAAAAGGTAAAAGTAAGCCGACAAACGATCAACGCCATAGAATCGGGCGATTACAATTTGTCTACGGTATTGGCTTTAAAAATTGCCGCCGTTTTTCACACGACAGTCGATGCGATTTTTGAGCTTGAAGAAAAGGATTGGTAA